In Ruegeria sp. YS9, the genomic window ATGACCGGGTAGAAGGCGATTGTCAGCACAAGTTGAATCACCACTGGCCACAAGGCGGCCTGCTGCACCGACAAGATCGACAGAACGACTCGGTTCATCAAAAACACCATGGCAATCACCACACCGACCGACACCCATTCTCCGACAAATCCAGTGTCCTTCATACCCGGAGCGGCGGCGCGCAGATAGGCTGCGCCAAACACCACCAAGGCGGCCAGAAGGCCGGGCGGGCGTTGCAGCAGCAGATCCGCCATCAGCATGACAAACGCGACCAACAGGGTGGGCACATAATCAGGCCGCCGCAACACCCAGGCAAAGGTCAGCGCAATCAGCACATCGGGAAAGGGCCAGCGATCCGGTTGCGCATCAAGCGGCAGCAAATGCAGGAACAGCACGACAAAAGCCAGTGCCGCGTAAAGGCTGCGCATGGCCCAGTTGTATGAGGCGGGCCTATCCATCACTTACCTCATCCGGTACAAGCGCAGTTTCTGGTCGCGTTGGCCCGACGATCCCACCCGGATCCTGAATTGGTGGGGGCGAATGGAAGCGCAGAACACGAAGAAACTCGAGCCGTTCAAAATCCGCCGAAAGGCGAACGCGCAGGCGGCCGCCCGGATCCGCGGCGATCTGGCCGATCAGCAGACCTGCCGGAAAAACGCCACCGTCGCCGGATGTGATCACTCGATCACCGGGACGGACCAGCTCTCGGTTTTCCAGGAACTCGACCACTGGGGCCGGGGTGTTATCTCCTTTGATCAGTGCGGTCTGGCCAGAAGGCTGGATCGTTGCCGGAATGGCGCTGGTCGCGTCCGTCACCAGGATCACCCGAGCCGTGTCCGGCCCGACTCCGGAAATGCGGCCAACCAGCCCGATGCCATCCATCGTGGCCCAGCCATCAACGATCCCGTCGCGCTCCCCCACATTCAACAGGACGGACTGCCGGAAGGGTGACCCGCTGTCGGCCATCACGACACCCGTGATGTATGTCAGGCGCGGGTCGAGGCGGACATTGTTCAGATCCAACAGCCGTGCATTCTCCTGCTCCAATTGCAGTGCGGCCTCTTTCCAGGCACGCATCAGCCGCAGTTCGCTGCGCAGTTCGCGGTTCTGCTCGCTCAGGCGCTGGTAGCTTTGGAAATCGCGCACAAGGTTCACAGCGGCAGTTACGGGCACCATGGCCCAATCCATCGACGGTACGACCGCGTCCACCACCTGCGCGCGGAACCGCTCGACTCGGGGGCTGTCGATCCGCCAGACCAGAAAGATGCCCAGCAAGCACAGGATAACGATCCCCAGCAACAAGCGGCGCAGAGGGGTCGTGTAGTCATCGCGCTGTGATCGGTCTTTTGCCACAGGTTACCTTCCCGTGCTGCTCGTGCCGAATTAAGCCTGTCCCTAGAAGGTGCGCGCCTTAGCTTTCGTAGTCAATCGCGTGGCGCAGCTGTTTTTCGTATTCTAGCGCCTTGCCCGTGCCCAAAGCCACACAATTCAGGCTTTCGTCCGCAATGGACACGGCCAGGCCGGTCTGTTCGCGCAGGGCAAGATCAAGATCGCCCAGCAATGCACCACCACCGGTCAGCATGACGCCCCGGTCCACGATATCGGCGGCCAGATCGGGCGGAGTGGTTTCCAGAGCGGTCATCACAGCCTCGCAGATCTGCTGGACAGGTTCCGACAGCGCCTCGGCGACCTGGGCCTGGCTGATCTCGATTTCCTTGGGAACGCCATTCAACAGGTCACGACCCCGGATATGCATCGACTGGCCGCGGCCATCATCGGGCATCCGGGCCGTGCCGATTGTCGTCTTGATCCGCTCGGCGGTGGATTCACCGACCAGCAGGTTCTGCTGACGACGCAGGTACGAGATAATGGCTTCATCCATGCGGTCACCACCGACGCGGACCGAGCGGGCATAGACGATGTCACCCAGCGACAGAACCGCCACTTCGGTTGTACCACCACCGATGTCGACGACCATGTTGCCGGTCGGGTCGGTGATCGGCATGCCCGCGCCAATCGCGGCGGCGATCGGTTCGGCGATCAGGCCGGCGCGGCGGGCGCCAGCGGACAGAACCGACTGACGGATCGCACGCTTTTCAACGGGTGTCGCGCCATGGGGGACGCAGACAATGATCTTGGGCTTCGAGAAAGTCGAACGCTTGTGCACCTTGCGGATGAAGTGCTTGATCATTTCTTCGGCTGTATCGAAGTCAGCAATCACGCCTTCGCGCATGGGGCGGATGGCTTCGATCGAACCGGGCGTTCGCCCCAGCATCAGCTTGGCATCTTCGCCGACAGCCAGAACTTTCTTCACGCCGTCCTTGACGTGATAGGCTACGACCGAAGGCTCAGACAGGATGACACCGCGCCCCTTGACGTAAACCAGCGTGTTCGCCGTTCCAAGGTCGATGGCCATGTCCGCTGTGAACAGGCCGCCCAGATTGCCAAAGATCCCCATGTTTCCCCTGATCCTGTATGTCGGTTTTTCTACTGCCCGCGACTCGACGGTTCCGGGACGGATGACTTATAGGGTGCCATCACGCCCGGTAAAAGGGCTGATTCCGCGACAATCAGCACCTTTCCGCCTTATTGAATGGGACTTTAGAAGGCAAAATGCTCTCTTATCAACACATTTACCACGCCGGGAATCTGGCTGATGTCCAAAAGCACGCATTGCTGGCCTGGGTGCTGGATTATTTGACGCGCAAGGACAAGCCGCTCAGCTATATCGAAACGCATTCCGGACGGGGGCTGTACCAGTTGGACGCAGACGAATCCATGCGGACGGGCGAGGCAGCGGCAGGGATCGCGCGCGCGAAACGAGAAGGGTGGTTCGGACCCGGACATCCGATGGCGCGGGTTCTGGAAAACGTACAGGCCCGGCACGGTGACGCGGCCTATCCGGGATCGCCGATGATTGCAGCACATCTGTTGAGGGATCAGGACAGTCTGCATTTTGCCGAGCTGCACCCCCAGGAACATGCCGCGCTGTCTTTGGCGATGTCGCCGTTCGGGGCGAGGGTGTATCAGCAGGACGGGTTTGAACTGGCGCAATCCCTGCTGCCTCCGACGCCGCGACGGGGAATGTTGCTGATTGACCCAAGCTATGAGGTGAAGACTGATTACGATCGACTGCCCGGCGTGATTGCCAAACTGCACCGGAAATGGAATGTCGGGGTGGTCGCGCTGTGGTACCCTGTTCTGACGGACAAACGCCACGCCCGGATGATCGCGACGCTTGAAGCGCAAAACTTCCCCAAGGCCATTTGTCATGAGGTGACATTCCCACCGGTGCGCGAGGGGCATCGGATGGTGGGATCAGGGATGTTCATTCTGAACGCACCATTCGGCATCGAGGAAGAAACGACACGTCTGTCGCAGCTATTCGCAGGTCTCTGAAGTCAGCCAAAAGAAATGCAACCGATGCTCCCGCCCTGTTTGCCCGCATCAGAGATGCCGTCAAACTTGTTGAGCCCGGCAGCGCGCCGCAGGCGCGCTGCCGGGCTCAAAGCTGCAAGGGTGCTCGGCGCAGCCGGGCAACCGCAGGTGCGGGAGCCCCTCGCCGCGCCAATTCGGATCAGGTCAGGTCTTTGTAGCTGATTTCGCGGGAATCGGCGCCCGGGCCGGTCTTTTCCCGGCGCACGATCAGGCGGTTCAGCGCGTGGATATAGGCTTTGGCCGAAGCCACGACGGTATCCGTGTTCGCTGATTGACCCGTGGCGATGATACCATCTTCTTCCAACCTGACCGAAACCGTGGCCTGCGCATCGGTGCCTTCGGTCACCGCATGAACCTGATACAGCTGCAAGCGGGCCGTGTTGGGGTAAATCGCACGGATTGCCTTGAAGGTCGCGTCTACCGGCCCGTCACCGTGTTCAGTTGCGATGACGTCCTTGCCGTCGACTTCCAGCTCGACCGTCGATTCCGCCTGCCCGCCGGTGCCGCAGGTGACTTTCATCGACACCAGTTGCAGATAGTCGTCCGCCTCATCCAGGGTCATCAGCGCAATGAGATCGTCGTCGAACACTTCTTTTTTGCGATCCGCCAAATCCTTGAACCGCACGAAGATGTCTTTGAGTTGATTGTCGCCAACTTCAAAGCCCAGCGTTTCCAGTTTGTCGCGCAGAGCCGCACGTCCCGAGTGTTTGCCCAGAGGCAGGGATGTGCCCGACAGGCCGATATCCTCGGGGCGCATGATCTCGAAATTGTCGCGGTTCTTGAGCATGCCGTCCTGATGGATGCCGCTTTCGTGGGCAAATGCGTTCTTGCCGACGATGGCCTTGTTGAACTGCACGTTGAAGCCCGACACCGTAGCGACCCGGCGCGAGATATGCATGATCTTGGTCGTGTTGATCCCGGTGTGGAAGGGCATGATGTCATTGCGCGTGCGCATTGCCATCACGACCTCTTCCAGGGCGGTGTTGCCGGCGCGTTCGCCCAGGCCGTTGATGGTGCATTCGATCTGGCGCGCACCACCGATGACCGCCGCCAGCGAATTCGCGGTCGCCATGCCGAGGTCGTTATGACAATGGGTGGCAAAGATCACCTCATCTGCGCCCGGAACCGTTTCGATCAGGCGTTTGATCAGGTCCGCGGATTCCAGCGGCGCAGTATACCCCACGGTGTCGGGGATGTTGATGGTGGTCGCCCCGGCCTTGATCGCGATTTCGATGACGCGGCACAGGTAATCCCATTCGGTCCGGGTCGCGTCCATCGGCGACCACTGCACGTTTTCGCACAGGTTGCGCGCGTGGCTGACCGTTTCGTGAATTTTGTCAGCCATCTCGTCCTGTGTCAGGTTCGGAATGGCGCGGTGCAGCGGAGAGGTGCCGATGAAGGTGTGAATGCGGTTCTGTTCCGCGTGTCTGACCGCCTCCCAGCAGCGATCGATATCGGCGAAATTGGCGCGGGCCAGACCACAGATACGGGCGTTCTTGGCGTTCTTGGCGATCTCGGACACCGCTTTGAAGTCACCTTCGGATGCGATCGGAAAACCGGCTTCGATGATGTCGACGCCCATGTCATCCAGCAGCTCGGCAATCTCGAGCTTTTCGTCATGGGTCATGGTCGCGCCTGGGCTCTGCTCGCCGTCGCGCAAAGTGGTATCGAAGATCAAGACACGGTCTTGGTCGGTCACGTTGGTCATGGGAATCTCTTTCTTGTCTGTCCTAAAGCCTGTTGGCGCGCTGGCGTCCTCCTCTGAGCGGGCGCGCCGGATGGCACGCTCAGAGGCGGATTAGGATCAGTAGGCCACGCAGAACCGCGCCGCGAGGGGCGGCTTTGGCAAAAGGGATATCTGCGCAGTTGATCATGGGTTTGAGGTTATACAGACGCCGCCGGGAATGAAAAGAACCAATTTTCGACAAGTTGCGGCGTAGGGGGGTCGAAATTCCCGTCCCTTGATTGATCCGTCCATGCCGCTAGCTGGTCGCAGATGGATACTGCTTTGATCATTGGTGCGTCCGGCGGGATCGGTGCGGCCGTACGCGAGCAATTGGAGGCACAGGGTGTTGCGGTGACGTGCCTTTCGCGCTCTGTCGAGGGGTTCGATCTGATGGAACCGGACCAAGCGAGTCGGATGCTTGATCGCCTTTCAGGCCCGTTCGATCTTGTTCTTGTCGCTTCCGGGGCGCTGGAAATTTCAGGCAATGGGCCCGAAAAGACCATTCGATCTGTTTCGGCAAGGGCAATGATGGACCAGTTTGCTCTGAATGCCGTTGGTCCGGCGCTGGTGCTAAGCCGGGCCCATCAGTTGTTGCCGCGACAGCGGCGTTCGGTGTTTGCTGTTTTGTCCGCGCGGGTCGGTTCAATAGGAGATAACCGGATGGGCGGCTGGATCAGCTACCGCGCGGCCAAAGCAGCGGTCAATCAAATCGTCCATACTTCGGCGATAGAATTGGCCCGGACCCATAAACAGGCGATATGTGTTGCGCTGCATCCCGGCACGGTCAAAACAGAGTTTACTCGGAAATATCTGGGACGGCATCCCGCCGTTGAATCCGGTGAAGCCGCGCGCAATCTGTTGTCCGTGATCGGCGGGTTAAGCCCGGCAGATACCGGTGGGTTCTTTGACTGGGCCGGAAAACCAGTTCCCTGGTGAGCGATCATTCGCCAGACGGATCTGGCTGTGCCGTCTCTGAGTCCGGGTCTGTCTGCTGTGCCGGAGTGTCTGCGCCGCCCTGTTGATCCGGGGTTTGATTCGGCAGCACACCGTTTTCCCAGATACCGGTTTCTTCTTGCCCGTTGGCGTAACGCATGGTCCCGCTGCCCTGCCTCTTGTTGTCGACAAAGTTGCCCTCATAGACGTCGCCGTTCGAGTAGGTCGCTATGCCTTCGCCGTTGATTTTGCCCTCGGACCAGTCGCCGACATACTTGAACCCGGCAGGGGTCACGATTTCTCCTTTGCCGTGACGTTTTCCGTTCATGAAATCTCCGGTGTAAACGGTGCCGTCAGAGTAGGTCGCCTTGCCTTTTCCCTGACGGACCCCGTTGACCCAATCCCCGTCATAGATCGAACCGTCCGCGCGGGTCATCACACCCTTGCCGTGGCTTTGCGCGTTTTTGAACTGACCCTTGTAGATCATACCGGTGGCATAGGTCGCCGTACCCTGACCTTCGATGACGCCCGCGATCCACTCACCCTCGTAGGTGGAGCCGTCGGGATAGGTGATGAGGCCGTTTCCTTCCGCCAGATCGGCCACGAAATCGCCCACATAGACCGAGCCGTCGGGATAAGTCAGCTCTCCCAGGCCTTCTATCTGACCCTGGTTCCAGTCGCCGGTGTACACAAAACCATCGGTTCCGGTGAACGTGCCCTTGCCATGGCGGCGATCATCGACAAAGTCACCCTCGTAGACGTCCCCTGACGCGTGAGTTACTTTGCCCTTGCCCTGGCGGCGCCCTTCCACAAGCGCGCCTTCATACACATCGCCATTGGCATAGGTCAGACGACCTGTCCCGGTGATCTGGTCCTGTGTCCATTCGCCCTCGTATATCATTCCGTCAGGCATCGTCTGGGTGCCTGTGCCATCGCGCAAGCCGGCATTGACATTGCCTTCGTAGACGCTGCCATCGGCATAGGTGATCGTGGCCTTGCCTTGCCGCTGGCCGTCCACCCAATCGCCATCGTAGACATATCCGTCGGGAAAGGTCAGTTTGCCCTTGCCGTGCCGCTGTGCGTTCCTGAATTCACCCTCATAGCGCGAGCCATTGGCAAATTCAGCGACGCCCGTGCCGTTGATGGATCCGTTGGACCACTCACCGTCATAGCTGCTGCCATTGGCATAGACGATCTTGCCGCGCCCTTCCGGCTGACCTTTGGCGAACGCACCTTCGTAAACCGATCCATCCGGGTACTTGGTGACGCCCTGACCCTGAATTTCGCCTTCCACCCACTGGCCGGTGTATTCGAACCCGTTGGGCAGCCGATACGTACCCGTCCCGTGGCGCAGGCCATTCTCATAAGTGCCCTCGTAGACGCCGCCCACTTCGTCATCCTTGACGATAACCGTACCGTCCTGCGCAAAAGCGG contains:
- the mreC gene encoding rod shape-determining protein MreC; translated protein: MAKDRSQRDDYTTPLRRLLLGIVILCLLGIFLVWRIDSPRVERFRAQVVDAVVPSMDWAMVPVTAAVNLVRDFQSYQRLSEQNRELRSELRLMRAWKEAALQLEQENARLLDLNNVRLDPRLTYITGVVMADSGSPFRQSVLLNVGERDGIVDGWATMDGIGLVGRISGVGPDTARVILVTDATSAIPATIQPSGQTALIKGDNTPAPVVEFLENRELVRPGDRVITSGDGGVFPAGLLIGQIAADPGGRLRVRLSADFERLEFLRVLRFHSPPPIQDPGGIVGPTRPETALVPDEVSDG
- a CDS encoding 2-isopropylmalate synthase — translated: MTNVTDQDRVLIFDTTLRDGEQSPGATMTHDEKLEIAELLDDMGVDIIEAGFPIASEGDFKAVSEIAKNAKNARICGLARANFADIDRCWEAVRHAEQNRIHTFIGTSPLHRAIPNLTQDEMADKIHETVSHARNLCENVQWSPMDATRTEWDYLCRVIEIAIKAGATTINIPDTVGYTAPLESADLIKRLIETVPGADEVIFATHCHNDLGMATANSLAAVIGGARQIECTINGLGERAGNTALEEVVMAMRTRNDIMPFHTGINTTKIMHISRRVATVSGFNVQFNKAIVGKNAFAHESGIHQDGMLKNRDNFEIMRPEDIGLSGTSLPLGKHSGRAALRDKLETLGFEVGDNQLKDIFVRFKDLADRKKEVFDDDLIALMTLDEADDYLQLVSMKVTCGTGGQAESTVELEVDGKDVIATEHGDGPVDATFKAIRAIYPNTARLQLYQVHAVTEGTDAQATVSVRLEEDGIIATGQSANTDTVVASAKAYIHALNRLIVRREKTGPGADSREISYKDLT
- a CDS encoding MORN repeat-containing protein, producing the protein MNVIRNSIGAVAMGLAAATAFAQDGTVIVKDDEVGGVYEGTYENGLRHGTGTYRLPNGFEYTGQWVEGEIQGQGVTKYPDGSVYEGAFAKGQPEGRGKIVYANGSSYDGEWSNGSINGTGVAEFANGSRYEGEFRNAQRHGKGKLTFPDGYVYDGDWVDGQRQGKATITYADGSVYEGNVNAGLRDGTGTQTMPDGMIYEGEWTQDQITGTGRLTYANGDVYEGALVEGRRQGKGKVTHASGDVYEGDFVDDRRHGKGTFTGTDGFVYTGDWNQGQIEGLGELTYPDGSVYVGDFVADLAEGNGLITYPDGSTYEGEWIAGVIEGQGTATYATGMIYKGQFKNAQSHGKGVMTRADGSIYDGDWVNGVRQGKGKATYSDGTVYTGDFMNGKRHGKGEIVTPAGFKYVGDWSEGKINGEGIATYSNGDVYEGNFVDNKRQGSGTMRYANGQEETGIWENGVLPNQTPDQQGGADTPAQQTDPDSETAQPDPSGE
- a CDS encoding rod shape-determining protein, which codes for MGIFGNLGGLFTADMAIDLGTANTLVYVKGRGVILSEPSVVAYHVKDGVKKVLAVGEDAKLMLGRTPGSIEAIRPMREGVIADFDTAEEMIKHFIRKVHKRSTFSKPKIIVCVPHGATPVEKRAIRQSVLSAGARRAGLIAEPIAAAIGAGMPITDPTGNMVVDIGGGTTEVAVLSLGDIVYARSVRVGGDRMDEAIISYLRRQQNLLVGESTAERIKTTIGTARMPDDGRGQSMHIRGRDLLNGVPKEIEISQAQVAEALSEPVQQICEAVMTALETTPPDLAADIVDRGVMLTGGGALLGDLDLALREQTGLAVSIADESLNCVALGTGKALEYEKQLRHAIDYES
- a CDS encoding 23S rRNA (adenine(2030)-N(6))-methyltransferase RlmJ produces the protein MLSYQHIYHAGNLADVQKHALLAWVLDYLTRKDKPLSYIETHSGRGLYQLDADESMRTGEAAAGIARAKREGWFGPGHPMARVLENVQARHGDAAYPGSPMIAAHLLRDQDSLHFAELHPQEHAALSLAMSPFGARVYQQDGFELAQSLLPPTPRRGMLLIDPSYEVKTDYDRLPGVIAKLHRKWNVGVVALWYPVLTDKRHARMIATLEAQNFPKAICHEVTFPPVREGHRMVGSGMFILNAPFGIEEETTRLSQLFAGL
- a CDS encoding rod shape-determining protein MreD, producing the protein MDRPASYNWAMRSLYAALAFVVLFLHLLPLDAQPDRWPFPDVLIALTFAWVLRRPDYVPTLLVAFVMLMADLLLQRPPGLLAALVVFGAAYLRAAAPGMKDTGFVGEWVSVGVVIAMVFLMNRVVLSILSVQQAALWPVVIQLVLTIAFYPVIVLLTQSVFGVHRLSAADAGAVGGRA
- a CDS encoding SDR family NAD(P)-dependent oxidoreductase, yielding MDTALIIGASGGIGAAVREQLEAQGVAVTCLSRSVEGFDLMEPDQASRMLDRLSGPFDLVLVASGALEISGNGPEKTIRSVSARAMMDQFALNAVGPALVLSRAHQLLPRQRRSVFAVLSARVGSIGDNRMGGWISYRAAKAAVNQIVHTSAIELARTHKQAICVALHPGTVKTEFTRKYLGRHPAVESGEAARNLLSVIGGLSPADTGGFFDWAGKPVPW